The following proteins are encoded in a genomic region of Chryseobacterium cucumeris:
- a CDS encoding BamA/TamA family outer membrane protein — protein MNSKFHIYCKYLLVSGMASTVISCSNTRFLKEGQMLYTGAKVKIENDTISKKEKKDLESALEANLTPKPNSTFLGLRPKLYFYNIAKEPKKDKGFNYWLKYKVGEKPVLLGDVDREFNKDIIENYSENKGYFNARATYDTVSKNKKAQVIYTVRPGSRYLIDGVKFQKDSTLVNQEIQNLTDKTLLKNGKPFDLDVIKAERERIDNRLKERGFYYFHPDNIIVQADSTVSKNHKVELNVKLKDNTPDLATQQFSIDNVIVFPNYNIQDVKDGKYSIPMDKDSLSKYRFDDIYVIDPQHKFKPKIFDRALYFKKGDLYNRSNHNLTLNRLISLGVFKFVKNEFIVSDSLDHKFDAYYLLTPRQVQSLRLEALGRTNSANYAGSELNLNWTHRNFFRGAEQFKAAIYGAFDFQMGGAQNANNIFRAGTNVQLSIPRIVAPFRFHSSSEFVPRTNITLGYEFQNRTQYYTLNNFTGSFGYMWKENARKEHDLKVIDITLVSPANVTAEYDSISKKNPAMARVVAKQLIFGPTYSYTYTNTMLPKTNTVYYKGTLDLAGNITGLVTGADVKKDKEKKIFGIPFSQYVKIENDFRFYHKFSEKSSLATRFIGGIAYPYGNSEFVPFSKQFFSGGSNSIRAFRARTLGPGSFDPRTIEPGAYFDQSGDIKLELNAEYRANLYKFLNAAVFVDAGNIWLLHDDEIRPGAKFSKDFLNEIAVGAGVGLRLDFSILILRLDLAMPLRVPYYQKGDRWAFDKINFGDSSWRKDNLVLNIAIGYPF, from the coding sequence ATGAATAGTAAGTTCCATATATATTGTAAGTATCTGTTGGTTTCCGGAATGGCATCCACGGTAATCTCGTGCAGCAACACCAGGTTTTTGAAAGAAGGCCAGATGCTCTATACGGGAGCCAAAGTAAAGATTGAAAATGATACGATTTCCAAGAAAGAAAAAAAAGATCTTGAGTCTGCACTGGAAGCAAACCTCACCCCAAAGCCTAATTCTACATTTCTGGGATTGCGCCCAAAGCTGTATTTCTATAACATAGCCAAGGAGCCTAAAAAAGACAAAGGTTTTAATTACTGGCTTAAGTACAAAGTGGGTGAAAAACCAGTATTATTGGGAGATGTAGATCGTGAGTTCAATAAAGATATCATTGAAAATTATTCTGAAAACAAAGGATATTTTAATGCCAGAGCAACTTATGATACGGTTTCAAAGAATAAAAAAGCTCAGGTTATTTATACAGTAAGACCTGGCTCAAGATATCTGATAGACGGTGTAAAATTCCAGAAAGATTCTACACTGGTTAATCAGGAAATTCAAAACCTTACGGATAAAACTCTTCTTAAAAACGGAAAACCGTTTGATCTGGATGTCATCAAAGCAGAAAGAGAAAGAATTGACAACAGGTTAAAGGAAAGAGGTTTTTATTATTTTCATCCTGATAATATTATCGTGCAGGCCGACAGTACGGTGAGTAAGAATCATAAAGTTGAGCTTAATGTAAAACTGAAGGATAACACGCCTGATTTGGCAACGCAGCAGTTCAGTATTGATAATGTTATTGTATTTCCCAATTACAATATCCAGGATGTGAAAGATGGTAAATACAGCATCCCGATGGATAAAGATTCTCTTTCCAAATATCGCTTCGATGACATTTACGTCATTGATCCGCAGCATAAATTCAAACCGAAGATTTTTGACAGAGCCTTATATTTCAAAAAAGGAGATCTTTACAACCGTTCCAACCACAATCTTACCCTGAACCGATTGATCAGTCTGGGAGTATTCAAATTTGTAAAAAATGAATTCATCGTATCTGATTCTTTAGACCATAAATTTGATGCCTATTATTTATTAACTCCAAGACAAGTCCAATCACTCCGTCTGGAAGCTTTGGGAAGAACCAATTCCGCCAACTATGCGGGTAGTGAGTTGAACCTGAACTGGACCCATCGAAATTTCTTCAGGGGTGCGGAACAATTTAAAGCAGCCATCTACGGAGCTTTTGATTTCCAGATGGGAGGTGCCCAGAATGCCAATAATATTTTCCGTGCAGGAACAAATGTACAGCTTTCGATTCCGAGAATTGTAGCACCATTCCGTTTTCATTCTTCCAGTGAATTTGTTCCCAGAACGAATATCACATTGGGATATGAATTCCAGAACAGAACACAATATTATACCCTAAATAATTTCACCGGATCATTCGGATATATGTGGAAAGAAAATGCAAGGAAAGAACATGATCTGAAAGTGATTGATATTACTTTGGTATCCCCGGCAAATGTTACCGCAGAATATGATTCAATATCAAAGAAGAATCCAGCTATGGCAAGAGTTGTAGCAAAGCAGCTTATTTTTGGACCTACCTATTCTTATACCTATACCAATACCATGCTGCCAAAGACCAATACCGTCTATTATAAAGGAACGCTGGATCTGGCAGGAAATATTACGGGACTGGTTACCGGAGCTGATGTAAAAAAAGATAAGGAAAAGAAAATATTTGGAATTCCTTTCAGCCAATATGTAAAGATTGAAAACGATTTCAGATTCTATCATAAGTTCAGTGAAAAGTCTTCACTGGCTACGAGATTTATCGGAGGAATTGCCTATCCATACGGAAATTCAGAATTTGTCCCTTTCTCCAAACAATTTTTCTCAGGAGGAAGCAACAGTATCAGAGCATTCCGTGCAAGAACATTAGGGCCGGGAAGTTTTGATCCGAGAACGATAGAACCGGGGGCTTATTTTGACCAGTCCGGGGATATCAAACTGGAATTAAATGCAGAGTACCGTGCCAATCTTTATAAGTTCTTAAATGCTGCCGTTTTTGTAGATGCCGGAAACATCTGGCTGCTTCACGATGATGAAATCAGACCCGGGGCTAAGTTTTCAAAAGATTTTTTAAATGAAATTGCGGTGGGAGCCGGAGTAGGTCTGAGACTGGATTTTTCAATCCTGATTCTAAGACTGGATCTTGCCATGCCACTGAGAGTTCCTTACTATCAGAAAGGAGACAGATGGGCCTTCGATAAAATCAATTTCGGAGACTCAAGTTGGAGAAAAGACAATCTTGTTTTAAATATTGCCATCGGATATCCATTTTAA
- a CDS encoding YihY/virulence factor BrkB family protein produces the protein MIKTAKFFWEVLKDTFTEWNNSSASKDSASLAYYAIFSIPGLLIIIIWVLGNFFGEEAIRGQISTQISGIMGPDVAKSIEDMLAGALIDKKNIFMKAVGVGSLVFGSTTLFFQLQHSLNTLWEVEAAPKKALVKFLLDRANSLGMILILGFLLMITMILSSLISLFNTIITQYFGFETYMLVEFVNFGVGFGLVMLLFALMFKVLPDVLVSWKPVWKGAFLTTVLFTLGKFLLSLYFNQVKPTSAFGAAGTVILIMMWINYSCMLIFFGAEFTKVYTYKKGYKVVLSKHARWTPAKLYADSLKQMQGESSDKM, from the coding sequence ATGATTAAAACTGCCAAATTTTTCTGGGAAGTTCTGAAAGACACCTTTACAGAATGGAACAATTCTTCCGCATCAAAAGATTCAGCAAGTCTTGCGTATTATGCCATCTTTTCTATCCCGGGATTATTGATCATTATTATCTGGGTACTTGGAAATTTCTTTGGGGAAGAAGCCATTCGCGGGCAGATCAGCACACAGATCAGTGGTATAATGGGCCCGGATGTAGCGAAAAGTATTGAAGATATGCTCGCTGGTGCTTTGATTGACAAAAAAAATATTTTTATGAAGGCAGTAGGGGTCGGATCATTGGTTTTCGGTTCTACGACCCTTTTTTTTCAGCTTCAGCATTCATTAAATACACTTTGGGAAGTAGAAGCTGCTCCCAAAAAGGCATTAGTCAAATTTTTACTGGACAGGGCGAATTCTTTGGGAATGATCCTTATTCTGGGATTTCTTCTGATGATCACCATGATTTTATCTTCTCTGATCAGCCTTTTTAATACGATTATCACGCAATATTTTGGTTTTGAAACGTATATGCTGGTAGAGTTTGTCAACTTCGGCGTCGGCTTTGGTCTTGTGATGCTGTTATTTGCTTTGATGTTTAAAGTACTGCCCGATGTTTTAGTCAGCTGGAAACCGGTATGGAAAGGAGCATTTCTGACGACTGTTTTATTTACCCTAGGAAAGTTTTTATTAAGTCTTTATTTTAACCAGGTAAAACCTACTTCAGCCTTTGGCGCTGCAGGAACAGTCATTCTGATTATGATGTGGATCAATTATTCCTGTATGCTGATATTCTTCGGCGCAGAATTTACTAAAGTTTATACTTATAAAAAGGGATATAAAGTAGTTCTTTCCAAACATGCACGATGGACTCCTGCTAAGTTGTACGCGGATAGTCTGAAACAGATGCAGGGTGAAAGTAGTGATAAAATGTAA
- the argS gene encoding arginine--tRNA ligase, protein MNIKDIIEQKLSEIILNVYQLKDIKLEVQENKTEFEGDFTIVTFPLVKQLKKNPESIGVELGEALTEQTELFESFNVVKGFLNVKVKNQLFVDNFRSVSKNFSTIEKKNATVMVEYSSPNTNKPLHLGHIRNNLLGFSVAQILKEAGYDVIKTQIINDRGIHICKSMLAWEKFGNGATPETTDTKGDKFVGNYYVEFDKNYKKEIAELVEQGVGEEQAKKDAPVMKEAQKMLLDWESGDETVRALWAEMNSWVYKGFNETYKRLGVDFDQVQYESNTYILGKDLIQAGLDKGVLYQKEDGSVWCDLTDEGLDQKLLLRSDGTSVYMTQDLGTAVERFKQNNIQKLIYTVGNEQDYHFQVLFKILKRLGYEWANQLFHLSYGMVELPEGKMKSREGTVVDADDLMAEMHETAKLKAIEQGKLEGLSEEAKVASYEIIGMGALKYFMLKVDPKKKMLFNPAESIEFNGNTGPFIQYTYARTQSLLAKADYQYKEISDVTLNQYEKELIMLLTSYKTIVERAADALSPALIANYVYDLAKSYNSFYQSNIILKLEDENLKQFRLNISDLTAKTIKKSLELLGIGTVNRM, encoded by the coding sequence ATGAATATTAAAGATATTATAGAACAAAAACTTTCGGAGATCATTTTAAATGTATATCAGTTAAAAGACATCAAGCTGGAAGTTCAGGAGAATAAAACGGAATTTGAGGGTGATTTTACTATTGTTACTTTCCCGTTGGTCAAACAATTGAAAAAAAATCCTGAGAGTATCGGGGTTGAATTAGGTGAAGCGTTAACAGAACAGACGGAACTTTTCGAAAGCTTTAATGTAGTGAAAGGTTTCCTGAATGTTAAAGTGAAAAACCAGCTGTTTGTGGACAACTTCAGATCTGTAAGCAAGAATTTTTCCACTATAGAAAAGAAAAATGCTACGGTAATGGTAGAATATTCTTCACCGAATACCAACAAACCATTGCACTTAGGGCATATCAGAAATAATTTATTAGGATTCTCAGTTGCTCAGATTTTAAAAGAGGCTGGATATGATGTAATCAAAACCCAGATTATCAATGACAGAGGTATTCATATCTGTAAATCTATGCTGGCATGGGAGAAATTCGGGAACGGAGCAACTCCTGAAACAACCGATACCAAAGGAGACAAATTTGTTGGAAACTATTATGTAGAATTTGACAAAAATTATAAAAAAGAAATTGCAGAGCTTGTAGAACAAGGGGTAGGAGAAGAGCAGGCTAAAAAAGATGCTCCGGTAATGAAGGAAGCTCAGAAGATGTTGTTGGATTGGGAAAGTGGAGATGAAACAGTGAGAGCGCTTTGGGCAGAAATGAACTCATGGGTTTACAAAGGATTCAATGAAACGTATAAGAGATTAGGTGTTGATTTTGACCAGGTTCAGTATGAAAGCAATACCTATATTTTAGGAAAAGATCTTATTCAGGCAGGATTGGATAAAGGCGTTTTGTATCAGAAAGAAGACGGTTCTGTTTGGTGTGACCTTACCGATGAAGGGCTTGATCAGAAGCTGTTACTTCGTTCAGACGGTACTTCAGTCTATATGACTCAGGATCTTGGAACGGCAGTGGAGCGTTTTAAGCAAAATAATATCCAAAAATTAATCTATACTGTAGGAAACGAACAGGATTATCACTTCCAGGTTTTATTTAAGATTCTTAAAAGACTGGGGTATGAGTGGGCAAATCAGTTATTCCACCTTTCTTATGGTATGGTTGAACTTCCTGAAGGCAAAATGAAATCCCGTGAAGGAACCGTTGTAGATGCAGACGACCTGATGGCAGAAATGCATGAAACGGCAAAATTAAAAGCTATAGAACAGGGAAAACTTGAAGGTCTTTCAGAAGAAGCAAAAGTAGCTTCTTATGAAATCATTGGAATGGGAGCACTCAAATATTTCATGCTGAAAGTGGATCCTAAGAAAAAGATGTTGTTCAATCCGGCAGAAAGTATTGAATTTAATGGAAATACAGGACCGTTTATTCAATATACCTACGCTCGTACGCAGTCTTTGCTGGCAAAAGCAGATTACCAGTATAAAGAAATATCGGATGTAACTTTAAACCAGTATGAAAAAGAACTGATTATGCTTTTGACCAGTTACAAAACAATTGTTGAAAGAGCAGCAGATGCATTGAGCCCGGCCCTGATTGCCAATTATGTTTATGATCTGGCTAAATCTTATAATTCGTTCTATCAAAGTAATATTATTCTGAAACTGGAAGATGAGAATTTAAAACAATTCCGTTTAAATATATCAGATCTCACAGCAAAGACGATTAAAAAATCGTTGGAACTCTTGGGAATCGGAACCGTAAACAGAATGTAA
- a CDS encoding bacteriocin-like protein, which translates to MKNLKKLSKSELKKIAGGWVPQPGQSCPEGTCQYTENGPCRIYNPDKCY; encoded by the coding sequence ATGAAAAATCTAAAAAAATTATCGAAATCAGAATTAAAAAAAATTGCAGGTGGATGGGTTCCCCAGCCAGGACAGAGTTGTCCGGAAGGAACTTGTCAGTACACAGAAAATGGACCTTGTAGAATTTACAATCCCGACAAATGTTATTAA
- a CDS encoding lipocalin family protein, with protein sequence MRYIKFFIGVFLFMVFTSCSSSNDDISIIEDSVNITGNWKPYKYEFRGKTILLNECEKKGQISINTDFSGVYERYNLVNSGNCGLAESYSGMWSFDNSNLTLTYSEAGTVKTLKRTVQSFDDFELRISDNSKDLDDTPGNDNAILVFVKQ encoded by the coding sequence ATGCGTTATATAAAATTTTTTATAGGGGTTTTTCTCTTTATGGTTTTTACCTCATGTTCTTCTAGCAATGATGATATTAGTATTATAGAAGACAGTGTCAACATCACTGGAAATTGGAAACCATATAAATATGAATTTAGAGGAAAGACAATTTTGTTAAATGAGTGTGAGAAAAAGGGCCAAATATCAATCAATACAGATTTTTCAGGTGTCTATGAAAGGTACAATCTTGTTAATTCCGGTAATTGTGGTCTTGCTGAATCTTACAGTGGTATGTGGAGCTTTGATAATAGCAACTTAACACTAACTTATAGTGAGGCAGGAACTGTAAAAACATTAAAGAGAACTGTTCAGTCATTTGATGATTTTGAGTTAAGAATTTCAGATAATTCTAAAGATTTAGATGATACACCTGGAAATGATAATGCAATTTTAGTTTTTGTTAAACAATAA
- a CDS encoding SusD/RagB family nutrient-binding outer membrane lipoprotein, whose product MRNILKTALFGIFISASLVSCQSDLTSLNEDPKHPSILPSENLLATALFQSSYYMDNPSVNFNNYRFFTQQWAEGQYPQETQYDLVTRNQPRNHFNRMYVYSINNIRQAKENLKTEVETDDVRTNKLATLEIEEIFIWENLVNTFGDVPYSEAFKPNEILTPKYDDAKSIYVDLIKRIDAVIATVKPAAKGYGSGDLVYSGNMNKWVKFANSVKLRLGINLADVDPTLSKATVESAIVGGVISSEEEAYKFAYDGNTFSNPVFDNLVASNRDDFVPSELVINTMNSLSDPRMDKWFTKVGGVYKGGVFGELNDPYSDFSHLNDYFRSSTTASNLLSYAEVAFLKAEAAARGYSAGGTAADLYATAVTASMKENGVSDTSIASYLIANPYNAANWKQSIGVQAWIAMFNKGFAAWNFTRRLDYPALVNPPKSNLSSVPYRMPYSDQEYVLNGANVNAAASKIGGDKATTKLFWDKF is encoded by the coding sequence ATGAGAAATATATTAAAAACTGCCTTATTCGGCATATTTATATCTGCAAGTCTGGTATCATGTCAAAGTGATCTGACTTCGTTGAATGAAGATCCTAAGCACCCATCGATTTTACCTTCAGAAAATTTACTAGCTACGGCATTATTCCAGTCTTCTTATTATATGGACAATCCTAGTGTGAATTTTAATAATTATCGTTTTTTTACTCAGCAATGGGCAGAAGGGCAATATCCTCAAGAAACACAGTATGATTTGGTAACCAGAAATCAGCCTAGAAATCATTTTAACAGGATGTATGTATACAGCATCAATAATATCAGACAGGCAAAAGAAAATCTGAAAACAGAAGTGGAAACTGATGATGTTCGTACAAACAAATTAGCAACATTGGAAATTGAAGAGATTTTCATTTGGGAGAACTTGGTTAATACTTTTGGTGATGTGCCTTATTCCGAAGCTTTTAAGCCTAATGAGATTCTTACACCAAAATATGATGATGCTAAAAGTATTTATGTAGATTTAATTAAAAGAATTGATGCAGTCATTGCTACAGTAAAACCTGCAGCAAAAGGGTATGGTTCTGGTGATTTAGTCTACTCGGGAAATATGAATAAGTGGGTGAAATTTGCCAATTCTGTGAAATTAAGACTGGGAATAAACTTAGCAGATGTTGACCCAACATTGTCAAAAGCAACTGTTGAATCAGCAATTGTAGGAGGTGTAATTTCTTCTGAAGAGGAAGCCTATAAATTTGCCTATGATGGGAATACATTTTCAAATCCTGTTTTCGATAATCTTGTAGCTTCTAACAGAGATGATTTTGTTCCTAGTGAATTAGTTATCAATACTATGAATAGCCTTTCGGATCCAAGAATGGATAAATGGTTTACAAAAGTTGGTGGAGTTTATAAGGGAGGTGTTTTTGGTGAATTAAATGACCCATATAGTGATTTTTCTCATCTAAACGATTATTTCAGATCATCTACAACAGCTTCAAATTTATTAAGTTATGCAGAAGTAGCTTTTCTTAAGGCTGAAGCAGCAGCTAGAGGATATTCAGCAGGTGGCACAGCAGCAGATCTGTATGCTACTGCAGTAACAGCATCTATGAAAGAAAATGGTGTTTCAGATACTAGCATTGCATCCTATCTTATTGCTAATCCTTATAATGCAGCTAATTGGAAACAATCAATCGGAGTTCAGGCATGGATTGCTATGTTCAATAAAGGATTTGCTGCATGGAATTTTACAAGACGTTTAGATTATCCGGCTCTTGTAAATCCGCCAAAATCTAACTTGTCTTCAGTACCATATAGAATGCCTTATTCTGATCAGGAATATGTGTTAAATGGAGCAAATGTTAATGCCGCTGCTAGTAAAATCGGTGGTGACAAGGCGACAACAAAACTATTCTGGGATAAATTTTAA